Genomic DNA from Cololabis saira isolate AMF1-May2022 chromosome 20, fColSai1.1, whole genome shotgun sequence:
GGATGAGGGATGAAGTGGACTCCTAGGACTGATTCGGACAGAGTGGTGACGATGTGCTCGAAAAGGAAGCCATTGTAGTGTATTCCTGTGGTACTTTGACCAAGTGTGTCGCAAACATTTCATTAATACCTCAGGAAGTTGTGTCAGCTTCTGAAACAAAGGGCATGATGTGTCTCCTTTCAACCTGAACCTAAAGAAAAGGCCAGTACTTTTCCATTTCTTCTGACTTAAACCATCAACTGTATGATAATGTAGTGGGAAGCTAAGCTCTACCCCCCCCTGCCACCAAATATACTTTCATTCCTCAATGTTCATACATTGATATAACCTATCACATGTTGGCTGTAAATGTAAAACATATGCAAGATGACTTATTCAACTGTGTTACCATTCTGCGGCTGAAAAACTGACGTTGCTTTCTCAAGAATGAAGACTGCTTCAAGTGGCTTTAAGGTTTCCTGATATGACAGACGTGTGAATTGTTTCCAGCAGAGTCAGAACTATCTGCTGCACCGTCAGTGTGATAAACAGTTTCTCAATGCTTGTGCTGAAGAAGAACAAACACCATTCTGCTCCATTTCCTTATTTTGATTCAGATTTTCAGTATTTACTCgtattttgttcaataaaactCATTCTTTTCAATTTCACACTTTTTAAAATAAGCTCTAGGTCACAGCTGCACGGGGAGTGTGATGTTATCAGTAGCTACAAGTGCTGATAAACAGGCTTCTTCTTTGCAGGCGCAGCACTTTCTTTGTTTTCAGTCAACGTTCTCGTGAGTAAATACAGCTGCAAACATCTGCTTTGCATTTCTGCTTTATTTTTTCTAGATTCttctattctgacatttcagaacatgaataaagagagaaaagcagCCTGCTGTTGCAGTGTCACACATGTCTTACACTTACGTCACATTACGGTTTTTATAGACGGATTCACAtcaacttctctttttttccccatctttACACAAAGTAAAGTGTAATTTGGGAATTTTTGCACAATGGCTAACTTCCATGTCCCTGTGGAGGTCGGTACGAATAAGTATTCTCACTATATGAGCAGGTAAATTCAGATTCTGGTTCCATTTGTCTCTATTTGCTGTTTTTTGAGGCCACAAATCATATAAATTAACAGTTTGAGTAAATGTAAGACAGTGGATTGGAGTTGCCCGGTATAAAAAAATGATTTGTGCAGAATTTCTGATGATATGTTCATGAGAAACTAAACTTGTATCAGCACATTTATTCAAATGAAGATGCAGAAACGAGTCAAGCACATATATTTCCACAGGGTGGCACAGTTGTGTAGTTTGGTGTGATGCACAGTCAGATCCAGCTCAAACTGCTACAAAGCTGCCAAGTTTAGTCTCGCTCTCCCTCTGGTTGTCGAGCTGATACGTGTCAGTGGTGGTGGCGTTCTTGTGGTGGCCTTGGCCCCGGCCCAGACACGGCAGGGACCTCTGCAGCTCCAGCCGGGCGTCGGGGCACAGGAAGATGTAGAAGAGCGGGTCCAGCAGGGTGTTGAGGCTGGTCAGGCCGTAACACAGGCGGTAGACGAGGAATATTGAGCGTTCGAATTCACAGGGGTCGTCGGTCTGCAGCAGGGACGCAAACCTGTATCCGCCCACGAGGTGGTAGGGTCCGAACACGACGATGAAGTTGACAGTTATGACGACCAGGATCCCGACGATTCTGCGGCGCTCGTGGCTGGAGAGGGAAGGGGAGCGTCGGAGTGTCACGCCGATGTGGGCCGAGGTGTACCTGAGGAGGGACGGAGGCGCAGATCAGCAATCTGTTCAAACTCTCATGTTTTTATGCCTTTAGTCCACCGGGTTAGTTTTTTATCCCCATTTCTAAACATTGGTCCCATGTGTTTGTAAAGAGTCTGCTTCAGATTTACCGTCAGACAAATTTAAACAATTAAAGAcgaggaaaaataaatgaatacaatgATATTACAACTTAGTTCCagctagtgttgtttttgtcagtctgtttcaattttagttttagtctagtctttgggtccagctatcattttagtttttattagttttcgtcacgttcattctccttttagtcgtgtcaagtttcagtcaactaaaagtctgagcattttagtcttattttagtcagaattgtccaggaccattttagtctagttttagtcaaagattgtatttagccaaacccattttacaattcaaacagggttatcttattattatattattgttaccttatagactcaagaatacattcattccagatacagaagactctaatttgagtttacaacatatttatttttccacatttctccccatctttttctttttcaacgacacattgggttttcttttccacctctatgtaggaaagtgtatccaaacattttctcttcttcttctccagccccagagcagatccccgcttttctctatgtaactttgtttttaattgacgtgaacctagagctctgcgttaacagcatcagcctctaactctgcagctgcatcttctggatctgattccccgctgcagcgactgggattgaggacgtgacgtcacccagcagcagaactaaaccagaggaaactactgaaaacatggacattaaggatctttggttgaacatttcgtctcgttttggtcaacaaaaatgaagagatattttttttttgtaatctacattttagtctcgttttagtccatctacgatattgcattatatatttaatcatcgttatcgtcacatgacaaGCATTTTCGTCAGGTCATAATGTTTgatgttgacgacgatatttagtcataattttcattgatgaaagcaactttagcTCCAGCTCACCCCAGGATGGTACAAGGCAGCAGGAAACCGAGCACCACGGTGATGATCTTGAAGTGGGCGTATCTGGGGCTGACGGGGTACTGCTCCAGACACAGCAGCCTGTCGGAGTCGAACACGGACGGCAGCAGCCCGCTCAGGCAGAACAGGAAGGTCAGGGTCCACACGGCCACCCCCGACACCGCCGCCACCCTCACGGTGCGCACCCGGCGGCTGCTGAGGGGGTAGACGATGGCCAGGCAGCGGTCCATGGCTATGAGGCACAGGAACATGACGCTGGCGTAGATGTTCACGTAGAACACGTAGCCCACCAGCTCGCAGGTCAGCTGGCCGTGCGGCCAGCAGTGTCCGCCCTGCAGGTAGAGGATCCACAGCGGCAGGGTGAGCAGCTGCAGGAGGTCGGACAGCAGCAGGTTGAGGATGTAAACCAGCTGGCAGCCGCCCCCGCCTGAGCGGCCCAGCTGGTACAGCCCCCAGAGGGACAGCAGGTTGCTGGGCAGACCCACGGAGAAGATGACGCCGTAGATGAAAGTCAGGCCAAACATGTCCGTGTCCAGGGGGAGGTTGCAGGTGTCATTGGACGTGTCTCTGCTGGACAAACACTTGACATGAGAAGCTGGAGACGCCTCAGTCAGAGACATGATGAAGACTCAAGAATAACCAGTCATCTACAACGTAAAAAGTTGTTTTGTGCATCCGTCTGCCATCCGTCCATTGCACAAAACTCAGTAATCCATTCAGCTGGGAAAAAGCTCAGGCTCCTTTCATCCTGTCAGGCAAGGAGTCTGCAAAGCATCCTGGATCCAGTGTGGTCGCCCTCCGACGGCTCGGCATCAACAGGTGCATGAGGAACTGAGACACTCCAGTTCAGTCCACCAAAGTGTGCAGCCCTGTcctggactggtgacctgtgtTCACCAAATGTCGAGAACACGGCGTCTCGCCCAAGCCTTGTCCATTCTGCAATCATTTCCTCTGCAGGAAGCCCACTTCTTCAGCTTTAAAGGCAACATCCTGAGGCAGGAGAACGCCTTTCTGCCCCAGAACAAAAACATCcagtctctttttttctgtgccGCCCTGG
This window encodes:
- the si:dkey-165a24.9 gene encoding G-protein coupled receptor 4, with amino-acid sequence MSLTEASPASHVKCLSSRDTSNDTCNLPLDTDMFGLTFIYGVIFSVGLPSNLLSLWGLYQLGRSGGGGCQLVYILNLLLSDLLQLLTLPLWILYLQGGHCWPHGQLTCELVGYVFYVNIYASVMFLCLIAMDRCLAIVYPLSSRRVRTVRVAAVSGVAVWTLTFLFCLSGLLPSVFDSDRLLCLEQYPVSPRYAHFKIITVVLGFLLPCTILGYTSAHIGVTLRRSPSLSSHERRRIVGILVVITVNFIVVFGPYHLVGGYRFASLLQTDDPCEFERSIFLVYRLCYGLTSLNTLLDPLFYIFLCPDARLELQRSLPCLGRGQGHHKNATTTDTYQLDNQRESETKLGSFVAV